A segment of the Anopheles cruzii chromosome 2, idAnoCruzAS_RS32_06, whole genome shotgun sequence genome:
TGCCAGAGAGGGTGCACAGCATAGCCATGATGCGCATGATGGTTCCGTGATTTGTCTTTTGCTGTTTGAAAAAACTAACTGCGCCCGCGTCCGATGGttctgcttccgttccgtaccGGTAAGTCTAGTTCAAAATTGGTGGCCCTCGGTAGGGCGCGTCAACCAGGAGAGCGAGTACGAGCGCGGCGCACCGGAGGCCCCCGGTGGGCGCCGGTAGCCACCGACGGGTAGCGGGCCGACTGCGGGCCATTTTCGCGCGTTTACCGTTTACCGAGCGCCTCGCTCATCGGAATTGTCTTGAGGTGGTGCGCCCCGAACGGTCGCAGTAGCTGCTCGCTGTGCACCACGCGAAGCACCCCGGCCGAATCCACCGTGTCCACGCcgccgttttctttctccagtCTTTTATGTCGTTGGTGTCTTCGGAcgcaccagcaacaccaaccGATCATGATGAGCACCAGTGAACCGATGGCTCCGCTCGCTATGCTCGCCGTTTCCAGCATAACGCGGGGTCTTGTTGCTGCACGGTGGAGTAagagaaaaagcgaaagacgAAGGAACACAAATGTAATTAGAATGAGTTCATTATCTATCTCCGGATAGCGCGCgggcgcgaaagagagagagagccgcggCCTGTGGCCAAGCCCTGGGGCACTTACGCAAGTAGGAACCGTCTAAATCTTTGTATTCGCATCGTGGCCCCATATAACCGTCGGCGCACCTAAAACAATGAGGGgaataggtttttttttttttttttgaggttAACATAACTCTCCACGACGCACCCATTCCGTGGCGCCGGATGAGGTTCTTAACTTACTCGCAATTATAAAGCAAGGAATCGCCAATTTTCACCGTAAAGCATGTAGCATCGTTGAGACAGTACCAGGCGGCGTACGCCGGTGGGCACTTGTAGGTGTGGAATGTAATATTTGGTCTAGCCGTGGGACTGGGTGGTCTGGGTTTTGGTGTTGTCCGACTGGAACAGGCATCTgcgggaaaagaaacacaaaaaagaaacgaccaTTAGTACTTTTTCGATTTCAATCCCTTCCTCTGGCAAG
Coding sequences within it:
- the LOC128278653 gene encoding uncharacterized protein LOC128278653 — its product is MDPTSAADCATRIPPCTGRRRIPQIPRPVREDTDKSSTPNQILTAGRQPHHHQHHHHQQYDHHHHHQQLGSRSISAMFSTVPNEIYKFLARFKGRRRTDLQQLHQLYSRTVPVVAIFLMLSSALQTTDACSSRTTPKPRPPSPTARPNITFHTYKCPPAYAAWYCLNDATCFTVKIGDSLLYNCECADGYMGPRCEYKDLDGSYLPTRPRVMLETASIASGAIGSLVLIMIGWCCWCVRRHQRHKRLEKENGGVDTVDSAGVLRVVHSEQLLRPFGAHHLKTIPMSEALGKR